In Rattus rattus isolate New Zealand chromosome 9, Rrattus_CSIRO_v1, whole genome shotgun sequence, a genomic segment contains:
- the Metrn gene encoding meteorin gives MLVAALLCALCCGLLAASARAGYSEDRCSWRGSGLTQEPGSVGQLTLDCTEGAIEWLYPAGALRLTLGGSDPGTRPSIVCLRPTRPFAGAQVFAERMAGNLELLLAEGQDLAGGRCMRWGPRERRALFLQATPHRDISRRVAAFRFELHEDQRAEMSPQAQGFGVDGACRPCSDAELLLTACTSDFVIHGTIHGVAHDMELQESVITVVATRVIRQTLPLFQEGSSEGRGQASVRTLLRCGVRPGPGSFLFMGWSRFGEAWLGCAPRFQEFSRVYSAALAAHLNPCEVALD, from the exons ATGCTGGTAGCGGCGCTTCTCTGCGCGCTGTGCTGCGGCCTCTTGGCTGCGTCCGCTCGAGCTGGCTACTCGGAGGACCGCTGCAGCTGGAGGGGCAG CGGTTTGACCCAGGAACCTGGCAGCGTGGGGCAGCTGACCCTGGATTGTACTGAGGGTGCTATCGAGTGGCTGTATCCAGCTGGGGCGCTGCGCCTGACTCTAGGCGGCTCTGATCCGGGCACGCGGCCCAGCATCGTCTGTCTGCGCCCAACACGGCCCTTCGCTGGTGCCCAGGTCTTCGCTGAACGGATGGCCGGCAATCTAGAGTTGCTACTGGCCGAGGGCCAAGACCTGGCTGGGGGCCGCTGCATGCGCTGGGGTCCTCGCGAGCGCCGAGCCCTTTTCCTGCAGGCCACGCCACACCGGGACATCAGCCGCAGAGTTGCTGCTTTCCGATTTGAACTGCACGAGGACCAACGTGCAGAAATGTCTCCCCAGGCCCAAGGTTTTGGTGTGGATG GTGCCTGCAGGCCCTGCAGTGATGCCGAGCTCCTTCTGACTGCATGCACCAGTGACTTTG TGATCCATGGGACCATCCATGGGGTCGCCCATGACATGGAGCTGCAAGAATCAGTCATCACTGTGGTGGCTACACGTGTCATCCGCCAGACACTGCCACTGTTCCAGGAAGGGAGCTCGGAGGGCCGGGGCCAGGCCTCCGTTCGCACCTTGTTGCGCTGTGGTGTGCGTCCTGGCCCAGGCTCCTTCCTCTTCATGGGCTGGAGCCGATTTGGCGAAGCTTGGCTGGGCTGCGCTCCCCGCTTCCAAGAGTTCAGCCGTGTCTATTCAGCTGCTCTCGCGGCCCACCTCAACCCATGTGAGGTGGCACTGGACTGA